The genomic stretch CCCTTTACGGTGACTCATCATAAGTCTACTTTGCTGATTGCCGGAATGTTCTCTTTTATGAATGCGGGTTCCGGCTCTAATCAAAGCAACCATATGTATAAGTTAGGTCCGATTCATCAGGGAGCTATGGAGCGTGGGGCGAAGACTACTTCCGATTCTTATATTTTATGGCCCGCACGTGTAGGTGCATTTTCTTTGGTTATGGGGCGTCATGTGAATCATGCCGATACTTCTAATCTGCCTTTTTCTTATCTGATAGAGCAGCAAAATACCACTTATTTGGTGCCGGGGGTAAATTTGCGGAGTGTAGGTACGATTCGAGATGCTCAAAAGTGGCCTAAACGTGACAAACGTAAAGATCCGAACCGTTTGGATCAAATTAATTATAACCTGTTGAGTCCTTATACTATTCAGAAAATGATGAAAGGGCGTAGTATTCTGAAGGAATTACGTAAAGTATCCGGAGAAACCTCAGAAACTTACTCTTACCAAAGTGCGAAAATTAAGAATTCTTCTTTAAATAATGGCATTCGTTTTTATGAAACGGCTATTCATAAATTTTTGGGTAATTCATTAATCAAGCGTTTGGAAGAAGTTCGTTTTAACAGTGATGAGGAAATCCGTGCCCGGTTGATTCCTGATACAGAGATAGGGACAGGAGAATGGGTGGATATTTCCGGATTGATCGCTCCTAAAAGTGAGATAGAGAAGTTGATGGCAGATATAGAATCTGGAATTCTGACTAATGTGGATCAGATTCATGACCGTTTTGTTGAGATGCATCGTAATTATTATACATACGAGTGGACATGGGCGTACGAGAAGATGCTTGAGTTTTATAATCTGCGTTCCGATGAAATAACGGCAAAGGATGTTATTGCTATCGTGAAGAAGTGGCAGGAGGCTGTTGTCGGATTGGATAAAATGGTCTATGCCGATGCGAAAAAGGAATTTTCTTTGTCTGCTATGACGGGGTTCGGTGCAGATGGATCACGTGAAGAAATGGAGCAGGATTTTGAACAAGTGCGTGGGGTATTTGAAAGTAATCCGTTTGTGACAGCGGTGTTGCAGCATATTGAAGCGAAAACAGCGTTAGGTAACGAGTTGATAGAACGGATTGCTTCTATATGATATTTTTGATGAGAGTATTCAAACTAAGATGAACATTCGGAAAAGTTACAGATGGTAGTTATATATAAAAGAGCCGTATGAACGCTGGAGTAGTTATACGGCTCTTGCTATTGGATGACATTTGAGCTTGGACACTCCCTTTTTTATTTTTTTACCACAGGTAGTATAACTCTGCTTGCAGCTCCTTGCTGATGATAAATTTTGATTTTTTGTTTCATCACAAAATCTTCTACCGTACAATGATAGGTATCAATAAATTTTTGTGGATTGCGGTCAATAATGGGGAACCAAGAGCTTTGAATTTGAATCATCAGTCTGTGTCCCGGTAGGAATGTGTGTGCCACATCATACAGTGTGTAATTAACCGGAGTTATTTCTTCCGGTTTGAAAGGCAGGGGATTGTCGAATCCCTTACGGAAGCGTCCTCTGAACAATTCGCCACGAATCATCAGCTGGTACCCACTCATTGGATAGCCACTCTTTAAATAATTGCGTGCAGTTTTGGAATATTCAAATTTTTCAGGATATACATCAATTACTTTCACCATAAAATCAGCGTCAGTACTACTAATGGCAGTCATTAATTCCACTTCTATAGGGCCGGCCAGTGTCAATGTATCACATAGCGGCTCCGTCATGAAAGTAATGACATCGGGACGTGAAGTGGCAAAGCGTTGGTCATCTACCATGAATTCTTTTGTCCGGTAAGTGGTAGGGTTTGCCGTATAGGGTACCGGACGTGACATATCTGAAATATATTCTGAATAAGACTCTTGTTCTGCCGGTGCTTGTGTGGATACTGATCCGTTTTTATGTATATAATAAGGTATGCCAGTAGTTTTTTGTACAGGCCATTCGTCGTATGTTTTCCATTCGTTTTCACCTGTATGGAATATATTTACTTTATGTTTGGGCTTTTCTCCCTTTCCTTCCAGGAAATATCGGAAAAAAGGATATTCTATATTGTCCATGTAATAAGCCGAAGTGCTTTTGCCGAAATACAGATTACCGAAACCTTGGAACCCGCGTACTGTCCAGGCTCCATGCCACCAAGGACCGAATGTCAGATATAAATCTGTATCCGGTGATTGCTCTTTGATGGCTTTATAAAGATTCCAAGCTCCGTAACAGTCTTCGGAGTCATACAGTCCACCTACCACCAATATGGCGGGCTTCAAGTTATAACAGGAGGTACGTGCGTCGCGCTCTTTCCAGAAATCATCGAAATCAGGGTGGTTTTTGATATCATTCCACAATGTCTGTGTAGTATCACGTACCAAGTCGTCCACGTTCTTAAAGGTACCGAGTGTCAGAAAATCTGTGTAAACATCATTCTTTACAATTTGGTTCATCACTCCTTTCCCTATGTGGCGTCCTTCCAGTCTGGGAAGGAAATTAGTGGTTTGCAGCAGGGTGAAGGCTCCGTTGTGATGACGGTCATCTCCACGGAACCAGTCGGTGACGGGAGCTTGCGGAGAAACAGCTTTCAAAGCCGGATGATTGGAGGAAGCTGTCATAGTGGCATAGAAACCATCATAACTGATTCCCCATGTTCCTACATTTCCGTTATTATATGTGTTGTGAATCAACCATTCTATGGTATCGTATGTGTCCGTAGCTTCGTCTATATTCTTTTTATCTTTCTTACCCTTTTTGTTTTTGTTGAGAGGGCGTACTTGGATAAATATCCCTTCACTCTTATGCCGTCCACGTACATCTTGGAAGACGATAATATATCGGTGCTCTATATAGTTTTTCAGATTAGTCCTGAAATGACGGTCAAATCCTTCTCCGTATGGGGAACAAGAGTAAGGGCTGCGGTGCATCAGGATAGGATGCTGCCTGCTGTTGTCTTTCGGTTCGTAGACAGCGGTGTAAAGCTTGATTCCGTCACGCATGGGAATCATGACTTCCCGTTTCGTGTAGATTTCCTTCAGTTTGAGTTCGATACTGTCCGGTTGGTTTTTTGCTTGGGTTTGTGTCCATCCTCGAGGGATGAGAAAGCATAACAGTAATGAAGTAATAAATAATAATTTGCCTAATTTTTTCATGTATAATGCGATGTTATTTTAATGAGTTGGCAAAGGTAAGGACATTCCTTGAAAGTTTTCACGCTAATTAAGGAAAAATTTCGATAATAGTTACTACCTTTGTCACACTAATAACTTTTAACTAAAAATAAGTATCAATATGGCAACACCTCCGTTCCACTATCAGCACATGTTCCCGTTGGGACCTGATAAAACCGAGTATTATTTGCTGACTAAAGATTATGTGTCAGTAAGTGAGTTTGAAGGAAAACCTATCTTGAAAATTGAAAAAGAAGGTCTGACTGCTATGGCTAACGCTGCTTTCCGTGATGTTTCTTTTTTGCTTCGCCGTTCACACAATGAACAGGTTGCTAAGATTCTGAGTGATCCCGAAGCCAGTGATAACGATAAATATGTAGCATTGACTTTCTTGCGTAATGCAGAAGTTTCAGCTAAAGGTAAATTACCTCTTTGTCAAGATACGGGTACTGCTATTATCCATGGTGAGAAAGGTCAGCAGGTATGGACCGGCTATTGTGATGAAGAAGCCCTTTCCTTGGGAGTTTATAAGACTTATACGGAAGAAAATCTTCGTTATTCTCAGAATGCTCCTTTGACTATGTACGATGAGGTGAACACCAAATGCAACCTGCCTGCACAAATTGATTTGGAAGCTACTGAGGGTATGGAATACAAGTTCCTTTGTGTGACTAAAGGGGGTGGTTCGGCGAACAAAACCTATTTATATCAGGAAACGAAAGCTGTATTGAATCCGGCTACATTGGTTCCTTTCCTCGTTGAGAAAATGAAGACTTTGGGTACGGCCGCTTGTCCCCCTTATCATATTGCATTTGTAATCGGTGGTACATCAGCAGAGAAGAACTTGCTGACTGTTAAGTTAGCTTCCACTCACTATTACGACGAGCTGCCTACTACCGGTAATGAATACGGGCGTGCTTTCCGCGATGTGGAACTGGAAAAACAAGTATTGGAAGAAGCTTATAAGATTGGTTTGGGTGCACAGTTCGGCGGTAAGTATATGGCTCACGATGTCCGCATCATCCGCTTGCCCCGTCACGGTGCTTCTTGTCCTATAGGTCTGGGTGTTTCCTGTTCTGCTGACCGTAATATAAAATGTAAGATCAATAAAGACGGTATCTGGATTGAAAAGATGGATGATAAACCGGGTGAACTGATTCCGGCAGCACTTCGTGAAGCAGGTGAAGGAGATGTGGTTAAGATTGACCTGAACCAACCTATGGCGGATATTCTGAAAGAATTGACCAAATATCCGGTAGCTACCCGTCTGTCATTGAACGGAACTATTATTGTAGGTCGCGATATTGCTCATGCTAAATTGAAAGAACGTTTGGATCGTGGCGAAGATTTGCCGCAGTATATCAAAGATCATCCTATCTATTACGCCGGTCCGGCAAAAACTCCGGAAGGTATGGCTTGTGGTTCTATGGGGCCCACTACGGCAGGACGTATGGATCCGTATGTGGATTTGTTCCAGTCACATGGTGGTAGCATGATAATGTTGGCAAAAGGTAATCGTAGCCAGCAGGTAACGGATGCTTGTAAGAAGTATGGCGGTTTCTATCTGGGCTCTATTGGTGGTCCAGCTGCTATCCTTGCTCAGAATAATATCAAGAGCATTGAGTGTGTGGAATATCCGGAATTGGGTATGGAAGCTATTTGGAAAATAGAAGTGGAAGATTTTCCGGCATTCATTTTAGTGGACGATAAAGGTAATGACTTCTTCAAGCAGTTGAAGCCGCGTTGCCTTGGAAATTGTAAATAATTAATTATTTCGTAATAATACTAATACAGCCTTCCTCCCTTTAAAGGAGAGGGGGCTGTTCTGTTTTTTATTTAATTGGTGTTATCCGTTACCTTAATAATATGATGAAAAAACTACGATTGTTGTTTGTGCTGTTATGGGTGACAAGCAACTTATTTTCTTCTCCTGTTACAGGATTATTAGAGCGCATCGACAAAGGAGCTTCCTCCAAATTTATTATCGAACGTCAGAAATCGGGGACCGATTTTTTTGAACTCGATCAGAAAGGTGATAAAGTAATTATCCGGGGTAATGATTATGTAAATATTGCTACCGGATTGAATTGGTATTTGAAATATTATGCAGGCATACATCTTTCTTGGAATGGAATGACTGCAAAACTGCCTGCTGTTTTGCCCCCTGTGACTAAAAAGGAACGGCATGAAACAGATCTGCCCTATCGTTATGATCTGAATTATTGTACTTTCTCTTACTCCATGGCTTTTTGGGACTGGGAGCGTTGGGAAAAGGAGATAGATTGGATGGCGCTTCATGGTATCAATCTTTCCCTGGCATTGACAGGGACTGAGTCGGTTTGGAGAAATGTACTTCTAAAACTAGGATATACTAAGGATGAAATTAATGAGTTTGTAGCCGGACCGGGTTTTACAGCTTGGTGGTTGATGAATAATCTGGAAGGGTGGGGAGGACCTAATCCTGAAAGCTGGTACATCCGCCAGGAGAAACTTCAGAAGAAGATCGTAAAAAGAATGCGTGAATATGGCATCGAACCTGTGTTGCCGGGATATTGCGGCATGGTTCCCCATAATGCAAAGGAGAAATTAGGATTGAATGTTGCTGATCCCGGATTTTGGTGCAGCTATCATCGTCCTGCCTTTTTACAGCCGGAGGATGAACGCTTTGAAGAAATCTCTGCTTTGTATTATAAAGAACTGACAAAACTGTATGGAAAAACTGGTTTTTACGCTATTGATCCGTTTCATGAAGGGGGAAGTACTCAAGGAGTAAATTTGGATGCAGCCGGTAAAGCCATCATGAAAGCCATGAAAAAAACAAATCCGGATGCTGTGTGGGTGGCTCAGGCATGGCAAGACAACCCTCGTACTTCGATGATAGAACATTTGGAAGCAGGAGATTTATTAGTCTTGGATTTGCACAGCGAATGCCGTCCGCAATGGGGGGATCCGGCATCAGAATGGTGTCGCAAAGGGGGATATGGACAACATGGGTGGGTGTATTGTATGCTTTTGAATTTTGGTGGTAATATAGGATTGCATGGTAAAATGGACGCGCTAATTAATGGTTTTTATGATGCGAAAACAGATAACCATGCCGGAAAGACGTTGTGTGGAGTAGGGATGACTCCGGAAGGTATTGAGAACAACCCGGTTATGTATGAGCTGGTGATGGAGTTGCCATGGCGTGAGCATCGGTTTACTCGTGATGAGTGGTTGAAAGGATATGTATATGCTCGTTATGGGGTAGAGGATGAGGCTTTGCAACAAGCTTGGGATTTACTAGGTAACGGTATTTATAATAGTCCCAAGGAGAAGATACAACAGGGAACGCATGAGTCTGTATTCTGTGCTCGTCCGGGGTTGGATGTATATCAGGTATCCAGTTGGTCGGAGATGAAAGAATACTATAATCCGCAGGATGTGATAGAGGCTGCCCGACTGATGGTTTCTGTGGCTGATAAATATCAGGGTAATAATAATTTTGAGTTCGATTTGGTGGATGTGCTACGGCAGGCATTGGCAGAAAAGGGGCGTTTGATGCAAAAAGTGGTAACGGCTGCGTTCCGGGCAGGAGACAAGCAAGTATTTGAGTTGGCTTCACAGCATTTTCTGCATCTTATTCTATTGCAAGACCACTTGCTGGGTACCCGGAAAGAATTCAAGGTTGGAACTTGGATTGAAGCGGCACGTTCAGCAGGACAGACCCAGGAAGAAAAAGCATTATACGAATGGAATGCACGTGTTCAGATTACTACATGGGGAAATCGTGTAGCGGCAGATCAAGGCGGACTTCGTGATTATGCTCATAAAGAATGGAATGGCATTTTGAAAGATTTTTATTTTATGAGATGGAAGGCTTATTTTGATTATTTAGCTTGTGTCCTGGATGGAAAGCAACCGGAGGAACTTGATTTTTATACCTTGGAAGAAGCATGGACTAAAGAAACAGGATTCTATTCCTCAATTCCTGAAGGAAATACTGTGGTAGTAGCTAAAAACATTTTTGAAGAAGTTTTTTAAATGTTCTTTCTACTATGGATAACTTAAGACTTTCATAGGTTATAAGGCTTGATTATGGGTTCAGAACTGATGGGTATGAAATTATGATAACTTTATTCACGGTAGGGGGTGATTGAATTTACCCCTTACAGTGAATGAAAGTTATGGAAGCAGATAGCGTGTAGAAAACGCTTACTTCTTCTTTTCGGATGTCTGTTTCCAGATACGTACCATATAGAATGCACAATGTGTGAACGCAAAGACGAACGAAATAGCGAGCAATGTCTTGTCTTCCTCCCAGCCTACAGTCTGTTGATGCCATAATCCTGTAATAACTGAAAGTACAGACAGGGCGATTCCTGCCATATTCAATATGGTGAGTCCTTTGCGTCGTTTTACATTATGTTCTAGCTTGCTGTGTTTTACTCCGTAGCAGGCATAAACATCCAGACCTATCAGCATCCATAATACCAATCGGATCCAAGTATCAGCCGGAAGAAACAACATCATACAAAGGCAGGTAAGGATGCCTAGAATCGGTACCGTGGGAACAAAAGGAGTTTTAAAGGCACGATGTACGTCAGGCATACTTTTGCGCACGATCAATACTGCCGCGCAAACCAATGTGAAGGCGAATAAGGTACCTATACTGGTCATTTCTCCGGCTACACGTGCCGGAACAAATGCTGCCAGCCCTCCTACAATGGCCATGAATAACAAATTACTGTGTGCCGGTGTCCGGTATTTCTCGTGAATCTTTGAAAAGAAAGGAGGCAACAGTCCGTCGCGGCTCATACTTAGAAATACACGGCTTTGTCCTAGCAAAGTTACCATAATAACCGAGCAGTAACCAAACAGGATAGCCAGTACGATGGCCCGGTTCAACCACGGATAATCCGGATGAATTACTCCTGTGGTATCTGCATGTCCCATGTGGTCAATCGCTACGGCAACAGGTGCGATACCTTGTTGTCCTGCAAAGTCAGAATAATGGGCAACTCCCGTCATTACGTAAGCAAATACCATATAAAGAATGGTGCAAATCAGCAGGGAACCTAGAATGCCGACGGGCATATCCCGCTTCGGATTTTTTGTTTCCTGAGCGGCTGTACTTACGGCGTCAAAACCAAGAAAGGCGAAAAATACAATCGCTGCTCCACGCAATACGCCCGAGAATCCGAACTCGCCTAAAGTACCTGTATTGGCAGGGATATAAGGAACATAATTCTCTGCATTAATGTATTTCCATCCTAATACAACGAAAATAAGAATCACTGCCACCTTCAGGAATACAATGAAGCCGTTAAAAATAGAACTTCCTTCTGTTCCACGAATCAGAAAAATACTCATCAGCACTACAATCAGTGCGGCCGGTATATTCACAATACCTCCGTCCCAGGGACAAGCAGCAAATGCATGGGGTATATTGATCCCCACTCCTTCCAAAAAAACAACGAGATATCTGCTCCAACTGATACTGACGGTAGTAGCGGCAACAGTATATTCCAATACTAGATCCCAGCCGATAATCCATGCTATAAGTTCGCCCATTGTAGCATATGAGTATGTATAAGCACTACC from Phocaeicola dorei encodes the following:
- a CDS encoding DUF4954 family protein; translated protein: MKTYRSLTQEEIQQLKERSCTAVDWAEIEVVENFKTDYICHTRFSGRVRLGVFEDEFMLAGGMRKHSGLYHATLHNVTVGDNCCIENIKNYIANYIIGDYAFIENVDIILVDGWSKFGNGVEVAVLNETGGREVPIHDRLSAHQAYILALYRHRPELICRMKAIIDQYAEENASDTGTIGQHVTIVDAGYIKNVRIGDYCKIEGAGRLKNGSLNSNEQAPIHIGYGVVCDDFIISSGSNVEDGTMLTRCFISQACHLGHNYSASDSLFFSNCQEENGEACAIFAGPFTVTHHKSTLLIAGMFSFMNAGSGSNQSNHMYKLGPIHQGAMERGAKTTSDSYILWPARVGAFSLVMGRHVNHADTSNLPFSYLIEQQNTTYLVPGVNLRSVGTIRDAQKWPKRDKRKDPNRLDQINYNLLSPYTIQKMMKGRSILKELRKVSGETSETYSYQSAKIKNSSLNNGIRFYETAIHKFLGNSLIKRLEEVRFNSDEEIRARLIPDTEIGTGEWVDISGLIAPKSEIEKLMADIESGILTNVDQIHDRFVEMHRNYYTYEWTWAYEKMLEFYNLRSDEITAKDVIAIVKKWQEAVVGLDKMVYADAKKEFSLSAMTGFGADGSREEMEQDFEQVRGVFESNPFVTAVLQHIEAKTALGNELIERIASI
- a CDS encoding amino acid permease; its protein translation is MGLFIKKPFAALQAEAYESGNKTLKRVLGPWSLIALGVGVIIGAGLFSITGTVAAGYTGPAITLSFAIAAIGCCFAGLCYAEFASMIPVAGSAYTYSYATMGELIAWIIGWDLVLEYTVAATTVSISWSRYLVVFLEGVGINIPHAFAACPWDGGIVNIPAALIVVLMSIFLIRGTEGSSIFNGFIVFLKVAVILIFVVLGWKYINAENYVPYIPANTGTLGEFGFSGVLRGAAIVFFAFLGFDAVSTAAQETKNPKRDMPVGILGSLLICTILYMVFAYVMTGVAHYSDFAGQQGIAPVAVAIDHMGHADTTGVIHPDYPWLNRAIVLAILFGYCSVIMVTLLGQSRVFLSMSRDGLLPPFFSKIHEKYRTPAHSNLLFMAIVGGLAAFVPARVAGEMTSIGTLFAFTLVCAAVLIVRKSMPDVHRAFKTPFVPTVPILGILTCLCMMLFLPADTWIRLVLWMLIGLDVYACYGVKHSKLEHNVKRRKGLTILNMAGIALSVLSVITGLWHQQTVGWEEDKTLLAISFVFAFTHCAFYMVRIWKQTSEKKK
- a CDS encoding fumarate hydratase, translating into MATPPFHYQHMFPLGPDKTEYYLLTKDYVSVSEFEGKPILKIEKEGLTAMANAAFRDVSFLLRRSHNEQVAKILSDPEASDNDKYVALTFLRNAEVSAKGKLPLCQDTGTAIIHGEKGQQVWTGYCDEEALSLGVYKTYTEENLRYSQNAPLTMYDEVNTKCNLPAQIDLEATEGMEYKFLCVTKGGGSANKTYLYQETKAVLNPATLVPFLVEKMKTLGTAACPPYHIAFVIGGTSAEKNLLTVKLASTHYYDELPTTGNEYGRAFRDVELEKQVLEEAYKIGLGAQFGGKYMAHDVRIIRLPRHGASCPIGLGVSCSADRNIKCKINKDGIWIEKMDDKPGELIPAALREAGEGDVVKIDLNQPMADILKELTKYPVATRLSLNGTIIVGRDIAHAKLKERLDRGEDLPQYIKDHPIYYAGPAKTPEGMACGSMGPTTAGRMDPYVDLFQSHGGSMIMLAKGNRSQQVTDACKKYGGFYLGSIGGPAAILAQNNIKSIECVEYPELGMEAIWKIEVEDFPAFILVDDKGNDFFKQLKPRCLGNCK
- a CDS encoding CocE/NonD family hydrolase, which codes for MKKLGKLLFITSLLLCFLIPRGWTQTQAKNQPDSIELKLKEIYTKREVMIPMRDGIKLYTAVYEPKDNSRQHPILMHRSPYSCSPYGEGFDRHFRTNLKNYIEHRYIIVFQDVRGRHKSEGIFIQVRPLNKNKKGKKDKKNIDEATDTYDTIEWLIHNTYNNGNVGTWGISYDGFYATMTASSNHPALKAVSPQAPVTDWFRGDDRHHNGAFTLLQTTNFLPRLEGRHIGKGVMNQIVKNDVYTDFLTLGTFKNVDDLVRDTTQTLWNDIKNHPDFDDFWKERDARTSCYNLKPAILVVGGLYDSEDCYGAWNLYKAIKEQSPDTDLYLTFGPWWHGAWTVRGFQGFGNLYFGKSTSAYYMDNIEYPFFRYFLEGKGEKPKHKVNIFHTGENEWKTYDEWPVQKTTGIPYYIHKNGSVSTQAPAEQESYSEYISDMSRPVPYTANPTTYRTKEFMVDDQRFATSRPDVITFMTEPLCDTLTLAGPIEVELMTAISSTDADFMVKVIDVYPEKFEYSKTARNYLKSGYPMSGYQLMIRGELFRGRFRKGFDNPLPFKPEEITPVNYTLYDVAHTFLPGHRLMIQIQSSWFPIIDRNPQKFIDTYHCTVEDFVMKQKIKIYHQQGAASRVILPVVKK
- a CDS encoding alpha-N-acetylglucosaminidase; its protein translation is MMKKLRLLFVLLWVTSNLFSSPVTGLLERIDKGASSKFIIERQKSGTDFFELDQKGDKVIIRGNDYVNIATGLNWYLKYYAGIHLSWNGMTAKLPAVLPPVTKKERHETDLPYRYDLNYCTFSYSMAFWDWERWEKEIDWMALHGINLSLALTGTESVWRNVLLKLGYTKDEINEFVAGPGFTAWWLMNNLEGWGGPNPESWYIRQEKLQKKIVKRMREYGIEPVLPGYCGMVPHNAKEKLGLNVADPGFWCSYHRPAFLQPEDERFEEISALYYKELTKLYGKTGFYAIDPFHEGGSTQGVNLDAAGKAIMKAMKKTNPDAVWVAQAWQDNPRTSMIEHLEAGDLLVLDLHSECRPQWGDPASEWCRKGGYGQHGWVYCMLLNFGGNIGLHGKMDALINGFYDAKTDNHAGKTLCGVGMTPEGIENNPVMYELVMELPWREHRFTRDEWLKGYVYARYGVEDEALQQAWDLLGNGIYNSPKEKIQQGTHESVFCARPGLDVYQVSSWSEMKEYYNPQDVIEAARLMVSVADKYQGNNNFEFDLVDVLRQALAEKGRLMQKVVTAAFRAGDKQVFELASQHFLHLILLQDHLLGTRKEFKVGTWIEAARSAGQTQEEKALYEWNARVQITTWGNRVAADQGGLRDYAHKEWNGILKDFYFMRWKAYFDYLACVLDGKQPEELDFYTLEEAWTKETGFYSSIPEGNTVVVAKNIFEEVF